Part of the Pseudodesulfovibrio mercurii genome is shown below.
GTGGAGCGGTCGCCCTTGAGCACGCCCTTGGGCGTCTTGCTCCAGACCTCGCCCAGCCGGTGGCCGTGCAGCAGGGCCGCGCCCGGCTGGCCCAGCGTGACCGTACCGGTAAAGGACTTGAACGCCTGGTCGACCGCCAGGGGGATGTCCTTGCCCAGGTAGGAGGCTTTCACGTTGGCCGGGTTCTCCAGCTCCTCGCTCTTCATGAACACGTGCGCCGAGACCAGGGAAAAAGGCACCTCCTGACCCGGCGAATAGGTCTTCCAACTCTGCGGAACCAGGATGAATTCGTGGGCCGAGGCGGAGATCGCGGTGACGGCCACCAGGCACAGGGCCGCGCACAGCAGGGCGATACGTCGAGACATGTTGTTCCTCCAAAAAAATTAGTATGTGAATGTTGCATACTAATTAATAATTGGTAACACAAAGAGTCAAAACGAAAAATCAAATGAAAGGAGGAAGTCGGATAGAGCGGCCTAAGAGATCGGCGGCCCGCCCTATCCGTCAGCGCGAGATCAGCACGATGCCCGCGAGGACGCAGCCGCAGCCGGTGAGCTGCTGCCAGCCCACGGGCTCGTGGAGGACCAGGGCGGACAGGACCAGGGCGGACACGGGCATGACCGCGGTGAAGACCCCGGCCGTGGACGGCGGGACTTTGGTCACGCCCGCGAACCAGAAGAGGTAGGCGAGCACGGTGACGAACGCCCCGTAGTAGCCGATCACCAGCCAGCCGGTGGCGGAGATGGCCGCGAGATCGGTGCGCGCGGCCTCGACGACCCCCATGGGCAGGAACCAGGCCAAGCCGAAGAGGGAGATGACGGTGGCCGCAGCCAGGGGCGAGAGGGGTTCGGGCACGGTCTTGCGGATGAGCAGGAACAGGGACTCGAAAAGCACGGCGGCCAGGACCAGCAGGTTGCCGACCACGGGGTTCGCGCCGCCCGGCCCGGCGGTCCCGACCAGATTGATGACCAGCACGCCCGCCACGGACAGGCAGATGCCGAGCAGAACCCGGCGCGACGGCCGGTCCCTGAGGAAGAGCCAGGCGATGAGCCCCATGCAGGCCGGGGTGGTGGAGGTGATGATCCCGGCCGAGGCCGGGCCGGTCAGGGTCAGGCCGTGGAGCAGGAACACGGTGAACAGGAAGGAGCCGCACAGGGACTGGACGGCCAGCTTGAGCCAGGTCCTCCGGCACAGGCTCGGCAGGCCGCCCTCGCGTGCGTTAAGCATGGGCAGGAGGATGGCCAGGGCCAGGGCGAAGCGCAGGGCCGAGGCCAGGTACACGGGCAGTTCCTCGACCATGATCCGGCCGGCGACCACGGAGCTGCCGACCAGGATCATGGCCAGGGAGAGGTTGAGACGGGCGAGGTATTGTTTGGGCATGGGCGGACCATGCCCCAGTCCGGCTCAGGAGTTTTGAAGCATCTTGCGGTATCGGGCGGGGGTGATCCCGGTCTGGCGCTTGAACAGTCGGGTCAGGTGGGCCTGGTCCGCGAAGCCGCAGTCCATGGCGATGTCGGCCACGCGGCCCTCCCCGGCCAGGCGGCCGCGTGCCCGCTCCACCCGGACCTGGGTCAGGTAGGCGTGGGGCGTGATGCCGAGCTGTCCCTCGAAGACGCGCACCAGGTGGAAGGGCGACAGCCCAGCCTCGCGGGCCAGGTCGGACAGGGGCAGGTCCTCGGCGAAGCGGTCCTCGATGACGGCCCGCGCCCGGTTCACGGCGCGGTGCTCCCGCCCGGCCCGGACCCCGCCCCGGCGGTCGTCCGCGTGCCGCTTGATCCAGGCGGCGAGCAGCCCGAGCAACCGGGTCTCCTTTTCCATGAGCGGGGTCTCCGGCTGTTCCAGGCAGCGATGAGTGCGGGTGATGCACTCGGCCAGGGCCGGGTCGTCGAGCACGCCCGCCCGGAAATGGGGCAGGTCGGGCTGATCCCTGAGCTCGCGCGCGGCGGCCATGAGCGCGGCCGGGGAGAGGTAGAACATGCGGTAGGCCCAGCCGCCCTCCCCGGCCCCCTGGCCGTCGTGGGGCTCGCCCGGCACCACCAGGTTGACCTGGCCGCGCGCGGCCACCACGGACTCGCCGCGATAGCGGAAACGCATGGCCCCGTCCCCGATGCAGCCCACGGCGAACCCCTCGTGGAAGTGCCGGGAAAAGCGCTGGGTCACGAACCGCGCGCGCAACAACTCCACCCCGCCCCACAGGGGCAGGGTCGCGACGTGGCTGGTTTCCTGGCGGGCGGGCGCGGACATGGCCCGATCATGGCCCAGGCCGGGGGGAAAGGCAATCCGCCGGACCTGGGCGGGCATCGGGGCGGAGCCGTTTCAGCGCCCGGCCCGGATACGATATCCCTCTAATTTCCTTATGTAAGAAAAATGTATGAAGGCGTGGTTTACGTACTGCGGACCTGAAAAACGACCCCTTGTTCAACCTCATCTGCAAGCGAGCTGCTCATGCGACAAACATTTCTGACTCTGACTCTGGCCCTGGCCCTGGTGTTGTCCCTCTCCGCCCTGGCGGCCGCCGAGGACTGGCGGCTGGAAGGCGCCGTCGGCCTGAACTACGGCGAGGCGGGCGCCCGCGACGAGAACATCAACGGCACCGAAGTGGACGGTTCCATCGGCACGGGCAACGGCTTCACCGGCGCCGTGAACCTGTGGAAAGACCGGATGTTCGCCGACTGGTTCTCCCTGGGCGCCGCGTATTCGTTCCGCTCCAACAAGATGAACTACCACACCACCGGTTCCGGCGGCACTTCCCAGCGCATGAACACGGACATCATGATGAACGATTTCCAGATCAAGGCCGCCGCGCGCAAAAACGACGGCGACATCCATCCATACATCGGCGCGGGCCTGGGCTTCAGCTACATGAACGGCAAGATCTCCGTCGACGGCGGCTCCCAGGAGCGCGGCGAGACCTTCGCCCCGACCCTCAGCGCCTTTGTCGGCTACGACTACGACATCAACGAGACCTACTACACCGGCCTCGACGTGGCCTACACCTACTCCACCGGCGAGGTGGTAGGGATACAGGTGTACCACAACACCCTGGGGGCCATGTTCAAGCTGGGCATGAAGTTCTAGCGCCCGAACCGCGCCGACTGCGCGCGGCCGCACGCCGCCTGCATTTTCCGGATACAGGGTCCGCATCGTGGTCATCCCGCGATGCGGACCGTCTTTTTTGCGCGCCCCGCCGAAGACGACGCGGGGCGCGGGATGACGAGGCTCAGGAGACGAAGATGTTGTCGATGGCCTGGGCTATCTCCTGCTCGTCGAAGCCCTCCTCGGCCAGGGCGGTGCGATAGCGCTTGATGCTCTTCCAGGCCTCCGCAGTGCGCTTGAGCGAGGCCAGCAGGTCGTAGCGCCGCCGTTGGGCGGTGTCGTTGATGGGGTCCAGGGCCAGGGCCTTGTCCACGACCTCCAGGGCCTGCCTCGGGGCGTTGCACCGGACCAGCAGGGCCGACCAGGCGACCAGCGCCCGGATGATGACCTCCCTGGCCTCCTGCCCGGCCGCCCAGGCCGCGGGCTGCTCGTAGGCCGCGCCCAACCGGCCGCGCATGTGCGTGAACGCGGTCTGCGCCTGCCAGTACCGGTCCCGGGCCGCGTGTTCCAGGCCTTCCCCGGCGTACCGCAGGGCCTGGTGCAGGTCGATGGCGCAATGCCTGAGATACAGTTTCTGGCCGTGGAGCTGCAGGTAGCGCTGCCGTGCATCCTCGCCGAAGACCGCGCCGATCCTGGCGCGCAGGCGCGACAGCATGGTGTCGAACTTGGAGCGCGTCTTTTCCGGGGAACTGCCCGGCCACAACTCCTCCTGAAGGGCCTCGACGCCGAGCACCCGGCGGGGGGACTCGCCCAGCAGCCGAAGGACCTTCCGCCACATGGGGGACAGCTCGTCCTCGGACAGGCTCACCGGCCCGAGGGACAGCCGCAGGGTCGCCGCGCACTCGATGCGCAACAGCGGGACGGGCGTCCCGTCGTCGAGGATGTCCAGTCCCAGCCGGTCGCGGGCCAGGTCCAGGGCGTAGCGCTTTTCGACGTTATCCCTGACCGCCCGGCACAGCAGCCGCTCCATTATCCGGGGCGACCAGCCGAAAAAATGCGGAACCCGGCGCCGCCGCATGAGCCCGAGCAGGGCGCCCAGGTCCCGCAAGGCCTCCTGGTCGCGGCCGGTCCCGAAACGCATGGCGGCCCGGTAGGCATAGACGGTATGCGGATGGACGATGTCCCTGTCCCGATAGCCTTTCAGGCAGGCGTGGAAGACGCGTTCGGCGGCCCGGGTTTCGCCCAGCAGGGAGAGGGCGGCCCCGACCAGGGAGCGGGTCAGCAGACTGAACCAGATGCCGCCCCCGATGGCCCGCTGGCGAAGGGCCGCGCGCATGACCCGCAGGGCCTCCTCCCGTTTCCCCAGATGGGCGGCGGCGAGCATCCGGTAGTGCAGGATCTGGCTGCGCATGTGCGGAAGGGTCTCGGGATGGGCGGCGTCGAAACCGGCGGCCAGGGCGTGGGCCTCGGCATAGCGCCCTTCCGTCATGAGCCTGTCCAGGTCCCAGACCACGAGGAAGACGGCGATGAACGACCGGTCGGGCTTATCCCCCCACTTGGTCCCGATGCACGCCCGCATGTGCCGGTACCCGGCGATGTCCCCGGCCATGAGGAGATAGTTCGCCTGCACGATGTCCAGCCAGTAGCGCACGGTCGGGCTGATCATGGTGTCGTTGGACAGCGGGAAGAACGGGGACAGCGCGTCCAGCGCGCCGTTCACGTCGCCGCCGAGCACGAGCAGCAGCAGTCGGCAGAGCAGCAGCTCGGGGTCCGTGTCCGCCTTTTTCCCCTCCGTGTGCGCCAGGGCCAGTTCGTAGTAGCGGCCCGCCATGGGCAGGTCCGATTCGAGATAGGCGTAGCCCAGGGACAGGGATTGCGCGACCAGCTTGATCAGGGGGGACGGCAGCCGGTCCTTCATGGGCTCGAACAGCTCCACCGCGCGGCGCACCAGGTTGGCCCGGCGCCCGAACCGGCCCAGGATCATGACGTTGCAGGTGTTCAGCATGGCCGTGGCGATCAGCTCCCCCACCGGGTCGCCCTCCTCCCGGAGCAGGTCGATGGCCCGGCGCAGCGAATCGGCGCTGTCCTTGGGCCGGACGTTCAGGAGGACGATGCCGTGGACCAGGGTCATCCAGCCGCTGGCCGCCAGGACCGGGCCGGGCACGGCGTCGAGCAGGTTGAGCAGGGTCCAGTGGAGATTGTCGGCGACCATGGCGAGGCCGTGGGCCTTCAGCGCGCCCTCGACCTCCACCCAGGCACCGGCCGCGACCAGATAGTCCAGGCCGATGCTGACCTCGCCCGCGTTCAGGAAGGCCGCGCCGCAGCGGGCCAGATAGGCCCGCCGCTCTTCGGCCGGGACGGCCGCCCCGCCCTTTTCCGCCAGGTGGGCCTGGAAGAGGTGGTGCAGGCGCAGGATGGTCCGGCCGCTCTCGACGCCAAAGCGCACGAACAGGTTGTTGGCCGCCATGGCGGTCAGCCAGTCCAGCAGGGCCGGGGAAAGCAGGTCCCCCAGCACGTCCGGGACGATGGCGTCCAGGGACGCGGCCAGCAGCAGCTCCCGCGCCGCGTCCGGGTCCATGGACACGGTCAGTTCATCGAAATACCGGCCCACGGCCCGCACCTCGGCCGGGGACTTGAGCATGGTCGGGTCCTCGGTGTTGCGCAGCAGGACCAGGGCGGCGACCCACCCCTCGGTGGTCTCGAACAGCCGGTCGATGTGCTTCGTGCTGACGGGGATGCCGAACACGCCGCAGTACAGGCTGGCGATCTCCTCGCGGTTCAGGGCCAGGATCGACTGGTCCACGACCAGCTGTTCGCCGGGCGCGAAGAGCGCCCCGCCCGCCAGCCGCAACGGGAGGCGGGAGATGACGATCAGCCGCAGGGAGTGCGGGGTGTCGTCCTGAATGCGACGGATGAGCCGCAGGGCCGCGTCGTGCCCGAGCAGCCGGTGGGCATCGTCCATGACCAGGGTCAGGGGCGTGTCCAGGGCCTCCAGGGCCTCGCGCAGCCGGTGGACGCCGAGGTCGATGAGTTCGTCCGTGCTCAGCGGCTGCTCGAAGATGTTGAGCACGGCCTCGCTCTCAAGGGCCGGGCAGGACTTCTCCAGGGTCCGGGCGACGTCCTCGAAGAGCACGCGGGGGTCCGCGTGCCGCACCGAGCAGGTCACCCAGGCGAAGGGCGTGTCCGAGGTCTCGTCATACTGGGAGATGAGGACGGTCTTGCCGGAACCCGCCTGGGCCGTGACCGAAAGCACCCGGATGTGCGACCGGTCCAGGTAGCGGCATTGTTCGAGGGCGTCGGTGCGCAGCAGCAGTGAATTGCGTGGAGCGGGGGCGGTCATGGTCGAGGTAGAGTGTACACAATACAGCGCGGTTGATGTACTATGCACAATTACACCTAATCCCATCGAATGTCAGCATAAAATTGAAAAAAAACGGGTCGGACGAGGACTCGCGGGGAATACTCCGGCGTGCCGTGGAGGGCAGGCGGACGTCCCGCGGGGCCGCCCGAGGGGGAGGAAAGGTCGGATTTCCCGCCGCCGGGCGGGCTACAGCTCCAGGTTGGTGAACGGCTTGCGCTTCCGTTTCTTCTTCTTTTTGGGCGGTTCGGGCAGGTTGTCGAGATCGAGAATCTTCTCGTCCTGGCGGTAGCGACGGGAGGACTCGGGTCGGCTCGCGACCAGACGCCGCGCCTGGTCGAGCTTGGCGTGGGCCAGGTCGTTCTCGGGGTCCAGGGAGAGGACGTGCTCGAAGAACGGGATGGCGTCGTCGGGGTAGCGCAGGTCCAGGTACAGGGAGCCGATGTTCAGGGCCGCGCCCACGCTGCCCGCATAGAAGTCGGGGTCGATGTCGAGCGCCTTTTCGAAACAGTCCAGGGCGGTCATGCGCTCCAGCCCCTCCCAGTGGGCCAGCCCCATGTTGTAATGGATGACCGCGTCCTCGGGGGCGATGGTCAGGGCCTTCCTGTAGACCTCCACGGCCTCGGCCCAGCGGCCCTCGCCGCGCAGGAGGATGCCCAGCCGGTTGAAGTGGACCAGGTCGTCGCGGCCGAGCACGCGCTTGGTGTCGATGACCCGGTTCAGGTACTTGACCGCCAGGTCCGGGGCGATGCCGGACACGGCGTCCACGATGCGCTCGGTCAGGTCGCCGACCATGGAGCGGGTCTCGCGCTCGGCGGCCTGGACGCTCTGGTCCAGGTAGCGCTCGGCCTGCTCGTGCTGGCCCTGGCGCAGGTGCTGCTCGGCGATGTCGATCTTGCGCTCCGGGTTGAGGGGCGAGAGGGTGTCCAGCTCCTTGAGGTAGGCCAGGGCGCGCTCGTCCTCCATGTCGCGGAAGGCCTCTGCCAGCTTGGCCAGGGGGGCCATGAAGATGGGGTTGGCCTCGTGGGCGGCCATGTAGGCCTGGACCGCCGCGTCCACCCGGCCGGTGCCCATGAGGGCGTCGCCGCGCATGGCCAGGCCGCGCGCCGAGTCCGGCCTCAGCGACAGGATGCGGTCCGAGGCGGCCAGGGCGGCCACATAGTTGTGGGCGTCCAGGAGGCTGCGGCAGTGCTCCATCTGGCGGCGCAGCTCCATGGGCGGGGAGATGGCGGCGGCCAGCTCCTCGATGACCTTGTTGGCCGAGGCGGGCTTGACCAGCACGCGGGACACGCCCAGCTCGAAGAAGTAGGCCACGGTCTCCTGGGTGGCCTCCCAGGTGAGCACGATCATGCGCG
Proteins encoded:
- a CDS encoding DMT family transporter translates to MPKQYLARLNLSLAMILVGSSVVAGRIMVEELPVYLASALRFALALAILLPMLNAREGGLPSLCRRTWLKLAVQSLCGSFLFTVFLLHGLTLTGPASAGIITSTTPACMGLIAWLFLRDRPSRRVLLGICLSVAGVLVINLVGTAGPGGANPVVGNLLVLAAVLFESLFLLIRKTVPEPLSPLAAATVISLFGLAWFLPMGVVEAARTDLAAISATGWLVIGYYGAFVTVLAYLFWFAGVTKVPPSTAGVFTAVMPVSALVLSALVLHEPVGWQQLTGCGCVLAGIVLISR
- a CDS encoding AraC family transcriptional regulator is translated as MSAPARQETSHVATLPLWGGVELLRARFVTQRFSRHFHEGFAVGCIGDGAMRFRYRGESVVAARGQVNLVVPGEPHDGQGAGEGGWAYRMFYLSPAALMAAARELRDQPDLPHFRAGVLDDPALAECITRTHRCLEQPETPLMEKETRLLGLLAAWIKRHADDRRGGVRAGREHRAVNRARAVIEDRFAEDLPLSDLAREAGLSPFHLVRVFEGQLGITPHAYLTQVRVERARGRLAGEGRVADIAMDCGFADQAHLTRLFKRQTGITPARYRKMLQNS
- a CDS encoding outer membrane beta-barrel protein, which encodes MRQTFLTLTLALALVLSLSALAAAEDWRLEGAVGLNYGEAGARDENINGTEVDGSIGTGNGFTGAVNLWKDRMFADWFSLGAAYSFRSNKMNYHTTGSGGTSQRMNTDIMMNDFQIKAAARKNDGDIHPYIGAGLGFSYMNGKISVDGGSQERGETFAPTLSAFVGYDYDINETYYTGLDVAYTYSTGEVVGIQVYHNTLGAMFKLGMKF
- a CDS encoding AAA family ATPase — translated: MTAPAPRNSLLLRTDALEQCRYLDRSHIRVLSVTAQAGSGKTVLISQYDETSDTPFAWVTCSVRHADPRVLFEDVARTLEKSCPALESEAVLNIFEQPLSTDELIDLGVHRLREALEALDTPLTLVMDDAHRLLGHDAALRLIRRIQDDTPHSLRLIVISRLPLRLAGGALFAPGEQLVVDQSILALNREEIASLYCGVFGIPVSTKHIDRLFETTEGWVAALVLLRNTEDPTMLKSPAEVRAVGRYFDELTVSMDPDAARELLLAASLDAIVPDVLGDLLSPALLDWLTAMAANNLFVRFGVESGRTILRLHHLFQAHLAEKGGAAVPAEERRAYLARCGAAFLNAGEVSIGLDYLVAAGAWVEVEGALKAHGLAMVADNLHWTLLNLLDAVPGPVLAASGWMTLVHGIVLLNVRPKDSADSLRRAIDLLREEGDPVGELIATAMLNTCNVMILGRFGRRANLVRRAVELFEPMKDRLPSPLIKLVAQSLSLGYAYLESDLPMAGRYYELALAHTEGKKADTDPELLLCRLLLLVLGGDVNGALDALSPFFPLSNDTMISPTVRYWLDIVQANYLLMAGDIAGYRHMRACIGTKWGDKPDRSFIAVFLVVWDLDRLMTEGRYAEAHALAAGFDAAHPETLPHMRSQILHYRMLAAAHLGKREEALRVMRAALRQRAIGGGIWFSLLTRSLVGAALSLLGETRAAERVFHACLKGYRDRDIVHPHTVYAYRAAMRFGTGRDQEALRDLGALLGLMRRRRVPHFFGWSPRIMERLLCRAVRDNVEKRYALDLARDRLGLDILDDGTPVPLLRIECAATLRLSLGPVSLSEDELSPMWRKVLRLLGESPRRVLGVEALQEELWPGSSPEKTRSKFDTMLSRLRARIGAVFGEDARQRYLQLHGQKLYLRHCAIDLHQALRYAGEGLEHAARDRYWQAQTAFTHMRGRLGAAYEQPAAWAAGQEAREVIIRALVAWSALLVRCNAPRQALEVVDKALALDPINDTAQRRRYDLLASLKRTAEAWKSIKRYRTALAEEGFDEQEIAQAIDNIFVS
- a CDS encoding tetratricopeptide repeat protein — translated: MPPETADAVVRRFIEKDGGVVVYVSDDYGFTRALRNMVSRVIGLRGEVLLPYTSMDAAVDKCVELREQDIPFVVFIERMIDNRPSTDFIIRLSRECPEARMIVLTWEATQETVAYFFELGVSRVLVKPASANKVIEELAAAISPPMELRRQMEHCRSLLDAHNYVAALAASDRILSLRPDSARGLAMRGDALMGTGRVDAAVQAYMAAHEANPIFMAPLAKLAEAFRDMEDERALAYLKELDTLSPLNPERKIDIAEQHLRQGQHEQAERYLDQSVQAAERETRSMVGDLTERIVDAVSGIAPDLAVKYLNRVIDTKRVLGRDDLVHFNRLGILLRGEGRWAEAVEVYRKALTIAPEDAVIHYNMGLAHWEGLERMTALDCFEKALDIDPDFYAGSVGAALNIGSLYLDLRYPDDAIPFFEHVLSLDPENDLAHAKLDQARRLVASRPESSRRYRQDEKILDLDNLPEPPKKKKKRKRKPFTNLEL